One window of the Acinetobacter equi genome contains the following:
- a CDS encoding DUF1289 domain-containing protein: MSNDRRIASLTPCAGRCSTVFGDSVCRGCRRFNHEVIRWNTFTPEQQTTIWKRLDAQLDQILVPMLPFADLKHVEGFVLSKRVRLRDDASRGRKLYQALKICEKNKNFANESGLGIQSQQVKPIWQEFERRVLALAIASYDLAFLRADSISERLIHLAEEE; encoded by the coding sequence TTGAGTAATGATCGTCGAATTGCCTCATTAACCCCATGTGCAGGGCGATGCTCTACGGTGTTTGGTGATTCAGTTTGTCGTGGGTGTCGACGTTTTAATCATGAAGTGATTCGTTGGAATACTTTTACACCTGAACAGCAAACGACTATATGGAAACGATTAGATGCTCAGTTAGACCAAATTTTAGTGCCTATGTTGCCATTTGCAGATTTAAAACATGTAGAAGGCTTTGTATTATCTAAGCGTGTGCGTTTACGTGATGATGCGAGTAGAGGCAGAAAATTATATCAAGCATTAAAGATTTGTGAAAAAAATAAAAATTTTGCAAATGAAAGTGGTTTAGGTATTCAATCACAACAGGTAAAACCTATTTGGCAAGAGTTTGAACGACGTGTGTTAGCTTTGGCTATAGCTAGTTATGATTTAGCATTTTTACGTGCAGATAGTATTAGTGAGCGTTTGATTCATTTGGCAGAAGAAGAATAG
- a CDS encoding rhodanese-related sulfurtransferase, with the protein MNATVEQLAPVEQQATAGWVVAALYQFKEVQDPADLQQRLLDLVKTINLCGTLIVAGEGINGTVAGDRAAIDKIHQFLLNEGFTSMEYKESHSSDKPFRKMKIKLKKEIVTLGVEVKPRDLVGHYLDPKEWNDLIARDDVILIDTRNDYEYKAGTFKGALDPKTETFREFPEYVKKNLEQHKDKKIAMFCTGGIRCEKSTSLLLQEGFNEVYHLKGGILKYLEETPPEESMWEGECFVFDGRTAVTLGMEEGQNTKCHACGWPLLPEEVSLPSYEHGVSCKYCIDKTTEKQKEGFRMRQSQIVAAKRKRL; encoded by the coding sequence ATGAACGCTACTGTAGAACAGCTTGCACCTGTAGAACAGCAAGCGACGGCTGGTTGGGTTGTTGCAGCGCTTTATCAATTTAAAGAAGTTCAAGATCCTGCTGATCTTCAACAACGCCTTTTAGATTTGGTAAAAACAATCAACCTTTGTGGAACTTTAATTGTTGCTGGTGAAGGCATTAACGGCACTGTTGCAGGTGATCGTGCTGCAATTGATAAGATTCATCAATTTCTTCTCAATGAAGGTTTTACATCAATGGAATATAAAGAGTCTCATAGCTCTGATAAACCATTCCGTAAAATGAAAATCAAACTAAAAAAAGAAATTGTAACACTCGGTGTTGAAGTTAAACCTCGTGATTTAGTGGGTCACTATTTAGATCCTAAAGAATGGAATGATCTTATCGCTCGTGATGATGTCATCTTAATTGACACACGTAATGACTACGAATATAAAGCGGGTACTTTTAAGGGTGCACTTGACCCAAAAACAGAAACTTTCCGTGAGTTTCCAGAGTATGTGAAAAAGAACTTAGAACAGCATAAAGATAAAAAAATCGCTATGTTCTGTACAGGTGGGATTCGCTGTGAAAAATCAACTTCTCTTCTTTTACAAGAAGGCTTTAATGAGGTTTATCACCTTAAAGGCGGTATCTTAAAATATTTAGAAGAAACACCACCTGAAGAAAGCATGTGGGAAGGTGAATGCTTTGTGTTCGATGGACGCACAGCTGTAACTCTAGGCATGGAAGAAGGTCAAAATACAAAATGTCACGCTTGTGGCTGGCCGTTACTTCCTGAAGAGGTTTCATTACCTAGCTATGAACATGGTGTTTCATGTAAATACTGCATTGATAAAACAACAGAGAAACAAAAAGAAGGTTTCCGTATGCGCCAGTCACAAATTGTTGCAGCTAAACGTAAACGTCTTTAA
- a CDS encoding DedA family protein — MNLQDWILSIMEQLGYLGIAFLMFLDNIFPPIPSEIIMPSAGYSASLGQHTLLGVIIAGCIGSLLAAAVLYWVGYKFKHETIFRFTDQYGKYFFTTTDDVKKALIWFEKHGHRIVFFGRMIPAMRSIISIPAGMSHMPFWKFMLFSSLGTIIWTTFLACVGFFFGENQALMTEIFSQANYIILVIVLVVLMFILYRKYQQKRIVK, encoded by the coding sequence ATGAATTTACAAGACTGGATTCTATCTATAATGGAGCAATTAGGTTATCTAGGAATTGCTTTTCTGATGTTCCTAGATAACATTTTCCCTCCTATCCCATCTGAAATTATCATGCCATCTGCAGGTTATTCAGCTTCGTTAGGACAACATACCCTTCTTGGAGTAATTATTGCAGGATGCATTGGTTCACTCCTTGCTGCAGCAGTTCTTTATTGGGTTGGATATAAGTTTAAACATGAAACAATTTTTCGCTTTACCGATCAATATGGAAAATATTTTTTTACTACAACAGATGATGTAAAAAAAGCATTAATTTGGTTTGAAAAACACGGACACCGTATTGTTTTTTTTGGACGAATGATTCCAGCCATGCGTTCCATTATTAGTATTCCAGCAGGTATGAGTCATATGCCTTTTTGGAAATTTATGCTTTTTAGTTCTTTAGGTACAATTATTTGGACAACATTTTTAGCCTGTGTAGGCTTTTTCTTTGGTGAAAACCAAGCCTTGATGACCGAAATATTTAGCCAAGCTAATTATATCATTCTTGTAATTGTTCTTGTAGTTTTAATGTTTATTCTATACCGTAAATACCAACAAAAACGGATAGTTAAATAA
- a CDS encoding ABZJ_00895 family protein, which produces MQKYLKSFALFYSITLIIICLLLIFVIHLGTVTFIPIFIFSALFTVSRFVKTEKRLPTKEEKHILVWGNTALALIIECFIIFFLVMLNPNAEKIIQAAENIGILLYAVIMLFFVAIHSAVFFMAYRWFAPFILKRQLTS; this is translated from the coding sequence ATGCAAAAATATCTGAAAAGTTTTGCACTGTTTTACAGTATTACACTCATTATTATTTGCTTGCTTCTCATTTTCGTTATTCACCTAGGTACCGTCACATTTATTCCTATTTTTATTTTTTCTGCCTTATTTACAGTCTCTCGCTTTGTAAAAACTGAAAAACGTCTACCTACAAAAGAAGAAAAGCATATCCTAGTTTGGGGAAATACAGCACTGGCACTTATTATTGAATGCTTTATTATTTTCTTTTTAGTGATGCTAAATCCTAATGCAGAAAAAATTATTCAGGCAGCAGAAAACATAGGCATATTATTATATGCCGTCATTATGCTTTTCTTTGTCGCCATTCATTCTGCTGTGTTTTTTATGGCTTACAGATGGTTTGCACCTTTCATTTTGAAACGTCAACTCACATCATAA
- a CDS encoding YecA family protein, translated as MSALDLDQLSEFLDGDQNEFGLDFAATHGFLCAIAVGPKFDKWLDELFEGNQKKVPAEIIAQIKAWLDAIRQSLANEEGIEFPFEIEEADVESSLGDWSVGFVDAMFLNEEAWFTPEFEEQLVDLTLPIMVFSGVDEEDPQMETFRRNGQLMDELAEEIPENLNELYLMYHTPN; from the coding sequence ATGAGTGCTTTAGATTTAGACCAGTTAAGTGAATTTCTAGATGGTGACCAAAACGAGTTCGGTCTAGATTTTGCGGCGACTCATGGCTTTTTATGTGCAATTGCTGTTGGTCCGAAATTCGACAAATGGTTAGATGAACTATTTGAAGGAAATCAGAAGAAAGTTCCAGCTGAAATCATTGCGCAGATTAAAGCGTGGTTAGATGCAATTCGTCAAAGCTTAGCAAATGAAGAAGGAATTGAATTTCCTTTTGAAATTGAAGAAGCTGATGTTGAATCAAGTTTAGGCGATTGGAGTGTTGGCTTTGTCGATGCAATGTTCTTAAACGAAGAAGCTTGGTTTACTCCAGAATTTGAAGAGCAACTTGTAGATTTGACACTGCCAATTATGGTATTCAGTGGTGTTGATGAAGAAGATCCACAAATGGAAACATTCCGTCGTAATGGTCAATTGATGGATGAGCTTGCTGAAGAAATTCCAGAAAATCTAAACGAATTATATTTGATGTATCACACACCAAATTAA
- a CDS encoding PA3496 family putative envelope integrity protein — translation MSSTDFELDDNYGDDDVNFDEASSKISAKESLEKRRLIDDLLAQRRLERELKDFDYDFDDDDFDDED, via the coding sequence GTGTCTTCGACAGATTTTGAACTAGATGATAACTACGGTGATGATGATGTTAATTTCGATGAAGCATCAAGTAAGATTAGTGCAAAAGAATCATTAGAAAAGCGACGCCTCATTGATGATTTATTAGCACAACGTCGTTTGGAGCGCGAACTCAAAGATTTTGACTACGATTTTGACGATGATGATTTTGATGACGAAGATTAA
- the rpoD gene encoding RNA polymerase sigma factor RpoD, with the protein MSDMTSPTSQVAALISRGKEQGYLTYAEVNDHLPDSITESEQIEDIIQMLQDVGIPVHERAPESDDAMFEDTAEAADEVAEEEAAAVLASVENEPGRTTDPVRMYMREMGTVELLTREGEISIAKRIEEGIRDVLHSIAYWPNAVEVVLKEYQDYETGERRLADILSGYLDPETDEEIPEVLEEEAELDEDEVPSTKSTKDVKLDDDEEDEESESDDDSEGESGPDPEIAKVRFTELSVAWENTKTVLAKHGRNSKEGEAALEALATVFMMFKFTPRLFDIISEMIRGTHEQIRLSEREVMRYAVRRGRMDRTQFRTTFPGQESNPAWLDEQLAKTPADMRGYLEKVRPDVLAFQQKIADIETDLNLSVKEIKEISKRMAVGEAKARRAKKEMVEANLRLVISIAKKYTNRGLQFLDLIQEGNIGLMKAVDKFEYRRGYKFSTYATWWIRQAITRSIADQARTIRIPVHMIETINKINRVSRQLLQEMGREPTPEELGERLEMDEVKVRKVLKIAKEPISMETPIGDDEDSHLGDFIEDGNITSPIDAATSEGLKEATREVLENLTEREAKVLKMRFGIDMPTDHTLEEVGKQFDVTRERIRQIEAKALRKLRHPSRSEHLRSFLEND; encoded by the coding sequence ATGAGCGATATGACTTCCCCTACTTCTCAAGTAGCGGCTCTGATTAGCCGAGGCAAAGAGCAAGGTTACTTAACTTACGCTGAGGTTAACGATCATCTCCCAGACTCGATCACAGAAAGCGAACAAATTGAAGACATTATTCAAATGCTTCAAGACGTTGGTATTCCTGTGCATGAACGTGCGCCTGAATCTGATGATGCAATGTTTGAAGACACTGCTGAAGCTGCTGACGAAGTTGCAGAAGAAGAAGCGGCAGCTGTACTTGCATCTGTTGAAAATGAACCAGGTCGTACGACTGACCCTGTACGTATGTATATGCGTGAAATGGGGACAGTTGAACTCTTAACTCGTGAAGGCGAAATTAGTATTGCAAAACGTATTGAAGAAGGGATTCGAGATGTCCTTCATTCAATCGCATACTGGCCGAACGCAGTTGAAGTTGTATTAAAAGAATACCAAGATTATGAAACTGGCGAGCGTCGCCTTGCCGATATTCTTTCAGGTTACTTAGATCCTGAAACTGACGAAGAGATTCCTGAAGTATTAGAAGAAGAAGCTGAACTTGATGAAGATGAAGTCCCTTCTACAAAATCGACTAAAGACGTAAAATTAGACGATGACGAAGAAGATGAAGAATCTGAAAGTGATGATGATTCTGAAGGCGAGTCAGGTCCAGATCCTGAAATTGCTAAAGTACGTTTTACTGAGCTTTCTGTTGCTTGGGAAAATACTAAAACTGTGCTTGCAAAACATGGTCGCAATAGCAAAGAAGGCGAAGCCGCTTTAGAAGCTTTAGCAACTGTGTTTATGATGTTTAAATTCACGCCTCGTTTATTTGACATCATTTCAGAAATGATTCGTGGTACTCACGAACAAATTCGTTTATCTGAACGTGAAGTAATGCGTTATGCAGTACGTCGTGGTCGTATGGATCGCACCCAATTCCGTACAACATTCCCGGGACAAGAATCTAACCCTGCTTGGTTAGATGAACAACTTGCTAAAACACCAGCAGATATGCGCGGTTATTTAGAAAAAGTTCGTCCAGATGTTTTAGCATTCCAACAAAAAATTGCAGATATTGAAACTGATCTCAATTTAAGCGTAAAAGAAATTAAAGAAATTTCTAAGCGTATGGCTGTTGGTGAAGCAAAAGCACGTCGTGCGAAGAAAGAAATGGTTGAAGCAAACTTACGTTTGGTAATTTCGATTGCGAAAAAATATACCAACCGTGGTTTACAATTCCTTGATCTTATCCAAGAAGGTAACATCGGCTTGATGAAAGCTGTAGATAAGTTTGAATATCGTCGTGGTTACAAATTCTCTACTTATGCAACTTGGTGGATTCGTCAAGCAATTACACGTTCAATTGCCGACCAAGCACGTACTATTCGTATTCCAGTACATATGATCGAGACAATTAACAAGATCAACCGTGTATCTCGCCAACTTCTTCAAGAAATGGGACGTGAGCCTACTCCTGAAGAATTAGGTGAACGTTTAGAAATGGACGAAGTTAAAGTTCGTAAAGTACTTAAAATTGCCAAAGAGCCGATTTCTATGGAAACGCCAATTGGTGATGATGAAGATTCGCATCTTGGTGACTTCATTGAAGATGGTAACATCACTTCTCCAATTGATGCTGCAACTTCAGAAGGCTTAAAAGAAGCAACTCGTGAAGTACTTGAAAACTTAACTGAACGTGAAGCGAAAGTTCTAAAAATGCGTTTTGGTATTGATATGCCAACTGACCATACTTTAGAAGAAGTAGGTAAACAATTTGATGTTACACGTGAACGTATTCGTCAGATTGAAGCGAAAGCATTACGTAAATTACGTCACCCTTCTCGCTCTGAACACTTACGCTCTTTCTTAGAAAATGATTAA
- a CDS encoding YbeD family protein: MTDRTPSRELQEHLWVFPMDYPIKLIGLAGDDLRNAVADIFVKHFPEFNAETLVITPSRTGKYHSITAQLRFDELEQVHAVYADLAACPLIKTAL; the protein is encoded by the coding sequence ATGACAGACCGTACACCATCTCGTGAACTTCAAGAACATCTATGGGTCTTCCCTATGGATTATCCTATTAAGCTGATTGGTCTTGCTGGCGATGACTTACGTAATGCTGTAGCCGATATTTTTGTAAAACATTTTCCAGAATTTAATGCCGAAACATTAGTGATTACGCCATCACGTACTGGAAAATACCACTCAATTACAGCACAGCTTCGCTTTGATGAACTCGAACAAGTTCATGCAGTATATGCAGATTTAGCAGCTTGCCCATTGATTAAAACAGCACTTTAA
- a CDS encoding CDGSH iron-sulfur domain-containing protein, translating to MNKKSQNLIQIGTTPAADNIYIQVIKNGPYKVLGEPKLIQVYIRQNESRQSGYYEEAKTFETSDEMYLCRCGHSKNAPFCDGSHVNAGENLEEQASFEPLLNNSMAIEGPTQILTDNEKYCAFSRFCDNGERIWNEVQLSGEEHEKLTEFMVNQCSAGRLLLLDKKTMQPIESAEDAGIYPIEDSAIGCSGPLMVRGGIRVESATGESYEVRNRQALCRCGKSSNKPFCNGAHASVKYQDGLM from the coding sequence ATGAATAAAAAATCACAAAACCTTATCCAAATTGGAACAACACCTGCTGCAGATAATATTTACATTCAAGTAATCAAAAATGGTCCCTATAAGGTATTAGGTGAGCCGAAGCTTATTCAAGTATATATTCGTCAAAATGAATCTAGACAATCTGGATATTATGAGGAAGCAAAGACATTTGAAACTTCTGATGAGATGTATTTATGCCGTTGTGGACATAGTAAAAATGCACCATTTTGCGATGGTTCTCATGTAAATGCTGGAGAAAATTTAGAAGAACAAGCAAGTTTTGAACCGCTTTTAAACAATTCTATGGCGATTGAGGGCCCAACACAAATTTTAACGGATAATGAAAAATATTGTGCCTTTTCACGCTTTTGTGACAATGGTGAAAGAATTTGGAATGAAGTTCAATTATCGGGTGAGGAACATGAAAAACTGACTGAGTTTATGGTGAATCAATGTAGTGCAGGGCGGTTATTGCTGCTAGATAAGAAAACGATGCAACCGATAGAATCAGCAGAAGATGCAGGAATTTATCCTATAGAAGATTCAGCCATTGGGTGTAGTGGACCTTTGATGGTTCGAGGTGGGATTCGAGTAGAAAGTGCGACAGGTGAGTCTTATGAGGTTAGAAATAGACAAGCTTTATGTCGTTGTGGTAAATCATCGAATAAGCCATTTTGTAATGGAGCACATGCATCGGTTAAGTATCAAGATGGATTGATGTAA
- the lipB gene encoding lipoyl(octanoyl) transferase LipB — MNTHLKPKLNIRVYHDLTAYEDRFLEMKQLTEQRDENTADELWILQHHDVLTQGQAGKPEHILMPSNIPVVQTDRGGQVTWHGPGQLVAYFMFDLNRLGWNVRTLVSYAENLMIELLKKYNIDAYAKPDAPGVYVNERKIGSLGFKIRKGRSYHGLALNIDCDLFGFHTINPCGYAGLEMVRVMDLVTDYPNFDRLSKDMIETLEQSGYFSEVTTQPYRA; from the coding sequence TTGAATACTCATTTAAAGCCAAAGTTAAATATTCGTGTTTATCATGATCTAACCGCATATGAAGATCGTTTTCTTGAAATGAAACAATTAACAGAACAGCGTGATGAAAATACAGCAGATGAACTTTGGATTTTGCAGCACCATGATGTGCTCACTCAAGGTCAAGCAGGTAAACCTGAACACATTTTAATGCCTTCTAATATCCCTGTGGTTCAAACAGATCGTGGTGGTCAAGTAACATGGCATGGGCCTGGTCAATTGGTCGCATATTTTATGTTTGACCTAAATCGCTTAGGTTGGAATGTTCGCACTCTCGTTTCCTATGCTGAAAATTTAATGATTGAGTTACTCAAAAAATACAATATTGATGCTTATGCCAAACCAGATGCACCAGGTGTTTATGTCAATGAGCGTAAAATTGGCTCTTTAGGATTTAAAATTCGTAAAGGTCGTAGTTATCATGGTTTAGCTTTGAATATTGATTGTGATTTATTTGGTTTCCACACAATTAATCCTTGTGGATATGCAGGATTAGAAATGGTTCGTGTCATGGATTTAGTTACCGACTATCCTAACTTTGATCGATTAAGTAAAGATATGATTGAAACTTTAGAACAGAGTGGTTACTTTAGTGAAGTCACGACTCAACCCTATCGTGCATAA
- a CDS encoding iron-containing alcohol dehydrogenase yields MAKPYYEFFCPVKVIAGHAALEHIPFELSTLGATRPMIITDKGVRSNNLLAPIEVAFESTDAVIGYIFDDVPPDSSLETVRKAAQFYREHQCDAIIAVGGGSVIDTSKATNILVSEGGDDLLKYSGAHNLPKPLKPFFVIPTTSGTGSEVTMVAVVSDPIKNMKLAFASYYLMPHAAILDPRMTQTLPPHLTAMTAMDAMTHAIEAYSCMAANPISDAYATAAIQKIANNLFNVLDNPSDAQGRLELAQASTMAGIAFSNSMVGLVHSLGHALGAVAHLPHGLCMNLFLPYILEYNKEANGDKIADLLLPLAGADIFAQTPAHLRTEKTISTILAIRDRLFALTKLPRTLSETGKVTEAQLDEIAEKALNDGSIIYNPKEANLDDLKTILKKAW; encoded by the coding sequence ATGGCTAAGCCTTATTATGAATTTTTCTGTCCTGTAAAAGTCATTGCTGGTCATGCTGCGCTGGAACATATTCCATTTGAGCTTTCAACATTGGGTGCAACTCGCCCAATGATTATTACAGATAAAGGGGTTCGTAGTAATAATCTACTCGCTCCTATTGAAGTAGCATTTGAATCTACAGATGCTGTTATTGGCTATATTTTTGATGATGTGCCACCTGACTCAAGCTTAGAAACAGTAAGAAAAGCTGCTCAATTTTATCGTGAGCATCAATGTGATGCCATTATTGCTGTTGGCGGTGGTTCGGTTATTGATACCTCTAAAGCAACCAACATTTTGGTGTCTGAAGGTGGCGATGATCTTTTAAAATATTCAGGTGCACATAATTTACCAAAACCCTTAAAACCATTTTTTGTCATTCCAACAACATCTGGTACTGGCTCTGAAGTTACTATGGTTGCTGTTGTTTCAGATCCTATTAAAAATATGAAATTAGCATTTGCATCTTATTATTTAATGCCGCACGCTGCTATTTTAGATCCGCGTATGACACAGACATTGCCTCCACATTTAACCGCAATGACTGCAATGGATGCAATGACACATGCAATTGAAGCCTATTCATGTATGGCAGCAAATCCTATTTCAGATGCCTATGCAACCGCTGCAATTCAAAAAATTGCCAATAATCTATTCAATGTTCTAGACAATCCATCAGATGCACAAGGTCGTTTAGAACTCGCTCAAGCTTCAACAATGGCAGGCATTGCTTTTTCTAACTCTATGGTTGGCTTAGTTCATTCACTTGGTCATGCACTTGGTGCAGTTGCCCACTTGCCTCATGGCTTATGCATGAACCTATTCTTACCGTATATATTGGAATATAACAAAGAAGCTAATGGAGATAAAATAGCAGATCTTCTACTACCACTTGCTGGTGCTGATATTTTTGCTCAAACGCCTGCTCATCTTCGTACAGAAAAGACAATTTCAACTATTTTGGCAATTCGTGACCGTTTATTTGCCTTAACCAAATTGCCTCGTACATTAAGTGAAACAGGTAAAGTGACAGAAGCTCAATTAGATGAAATTGCTGAAAAAGCTTTAAATGATGGTTCGATTATCTATAATCCCAAAGAAGCCAACTTAGATGATCTAAAAACTATCTTAAAAAAAGCTTGGTAA
- a CDS encoding APC family permease, which produces MTNTSGTQSAAKLQKTLGLWHIIIIGLAYIQPMTLFDTFGLVSEQSHLHVPTSYIIALIAILFTSISYGHMIRRYPSSGSAYTYAQKSLHPNIGFMVGWSSWLDYLLSPMVNIILAVIYLEALFPSVNHWVWVVVLTAFMTGINLRGARFVANFNSLIVLVQLLVIAIFTWMVYTKLQAGFNANGPITAEERYQLWSLEPFWNSITSVGALITGATLLCFSFTGFDSLSSLAEETKDTEKTLPKAIFLTALIAGIIFIISTYFMQLYFPSEPGKYFKNIAETQPEILMLVGGSLFQSYVLTFAIVTVMASGISAHAGVSRLMFVMGRDGVINKKIFGHISPKNYTPSYNIMIVGAVALTAGFMDLDIVISMISFGALTAFTFVNLSVISRYALRDGRTKTAKEIFNYVIIPLLGFISIFAMWLEIEETALKYGLWWAMIGIMYLGYKTKGFKQPAPQHNEFDDSIK; this is translated from the coding sequence TTGACTAATACTTCTGGGACTCAATCGGCAGCTAAACTGCAAAAAACGCTGGGACTCTGGCACATCATTATTATTGGTTTAGCTTATATTCAACCAATGACATTATTTGATACATTTGGTTTAGTATCTGAGCAAAGTCATTTACATGTACCTACCTCATATATTATTGCACTTATTGCAATTTTATTTACCTCTATTAGCTATGGTCATATGATCCGTCGTTATCCATCTTCTGGATCGGCTTATACCTATGCACAAAAATCTCTCCATCCAAATATTGGATTTATGGTGGGTTGGTCATCTTGGTTAGACTATTTATTGTCGCCAATGGTGAATATTATCCTTGCTGTAATTTACTTAGAAGCACTCTTCCCTTCGGTTAACCACTGGGTTTGGGTTGTTGTATTAACAGCATTTATGACAGGTATTAACCTTCGTGGTGCTCGCTTTGTTGCAAACTTCAACAGCTTAATTGTTTTAGTCCAATTACTCGTCATCGCAATCTTTACTTGGATGGTTTATACAAAACTCCAAGCAGGATTTAATGCAAATGGACCAATTACAGCAGAAGAACGTTACCAGCTTTGGAGTTTAGAACCTTTCTGGAATTCAATTACTTCAGTTGGTGCACTAATTACAGGTGCAACTCTACTGTGCTTCTCTTTTACTGGTTTTGACTCACTAAGCTCACTTGCTGAAGAAACAAAAGATACTGAAAAAACACTACCTAAAGCAATTTTCTTAACAGCATTAATTGCAGGTATTATTTTCATTATCAGCACATACTTTATGCAACTGTATTTCCCAAGCGAACCTGGTAAATACTTCAAAAATATTGCTGAAACTCAACCAGAAATTTTAATGCTTGTTGGTGGTTCATTATTCCAATCTTACGTCTTAACCTTTGCGATTGTTACAGTAATGGCATCAGGTATTTCTGCTCATGCAGGTGTATCGCGCCTAATGTTTGTAATGGGTCGTGATGGTGTTATTAATAAGAAAATTTTTGGACATATTAGCCCTAAAAATTACACACCTTCATACAACATTATGATTGTTGGTGCTGTGGCTTTAACAGCAGGCTTTATGGACTTAGACATTGTAATTTCAATGATTAGTTTCGGTGCATTAACAGCATTTACTTTTGTAAATTTATCAGTGATTTCTCGTTATGCATTACGAGATGGTCGAACTAAAACAGCAAAAGAAATTTTCAATTATGTCATTATTCCATTACTAGGCTTCATCAGTATTTTTGCCATGTGGCTAGAAATTGAAGAAACCGCATTGAAATATGGTTTATGGTGGGCAATGATCGGGATTATGTATCTTGGTTATAAAACTAAAGGATTCAAACAACCTGCTCCACAACATAATGAGTTTGATGACTCAATCAAGTAA
- a CDS encoding isopenicillin N synthase family dioxygenase — MSIPVIDLSGADINNPESEATKRVVDELRKAAMHSGFFYVKNHSVPLNMMQRQFELSKKLLALSDDVKQKYDVRNYFGFRGFDKLNGQQLDPYGKPDYKEGFYCGKNYPEDHPFAIAKYQNYGPNQWPEELPECEKICQEYIAEMYKLANQLMQLLALTLSLPANYFDASSQDPMGTLRMIRYPPTPKDDDETYGVGAHTDWGSVTILAQDQIGGLEVCMPDGTWVAAPPIEGTFVVNLGDMIPKWTNGLYHSNPHRVKNSFSHGEYRYSIPFFYEPDYHAVISPVPGTLKEGEQPKFEPCTVGEHLEEMYSRSYKKAEENAVA, encoded by the coding sequence ATGAGTATTCCAGTAATAGATTTATCTGGTGCAGATATCAATAATCCAGAAAGTGAAGCAACAAAGAGAGTTGTAGATGAATTAAGAAAGGCAGCAATGCACTCAGGATTTTTCTATGTCAAAAATCATAGTGTGCCTTTGAATATGATGCAAAGACAATTTGAATTGTCTAAAAAGCTTTTAGCATTGTCAGATGATGTGAAACAAAAATATGATGTTCGTAACTATTTTGGTTTTAGAGGTTTTGATAAATTAAATGGTCAGCAATTAGATCCATATGGAAAGCCTGATTATAAAGAGGGTTTTTATTGTGGAAAAAATTATCCAGAAGATCATCCTTTTGCAATTGCTAAATACCAAAATTATGGTCCAAATCAATGGCCAGAAGAGTTACCTGAATGTGAGAAAATTTGCCAAGAATATATTGCTGAAATGTATAAATTGGCAAATCAGTTAATGCAATTATTGGCATTAACCCTTTCTTTACCTGCGAATTATTTTGATGCATCAAGTCAAGATCCAATGGGTACATTACGCATGATACGTTATCCACCTACACCTAAAGATGATGATGAAACATATGGTGTTGGTGCACATACAGATTGGGGATCTGTGACTATTTTAGCGCAAGATCAAATAGGTGGATTAGAGGTTTGTATGCCAGATGGGACTTGGGTTGCAGCACCACCTATTGAGGGAACATTTGTGGTGAATTTGGGAGATATGATTCCAAAATGGACGAATGGTTTATATCACTCTAATCCACATCGAGTTAAAAATAGTTTTTCTCATGGTGAATATCGTTATTCGATTCCATTTTTTTATGAACCAGATTATCACGCGGTTATTTCTCCAGTTCCTGGTACATTAAAAGAAGGTGAACAGCCTAAATTTGAACCTTGTACAGTTGGGGAGCATTTAGAAGAAATGTATAGTCGCTCATATAAAAAAGCTGAAGAAAATGCAGTAGCTTAA